TAATTCCTTGTTCAGTTCTAAGAAAGTATGACCCCACTTTATCAAGTTTGCTATTTTTAGAGACTCCTCTACTTCATTAATTATGTATAATGCTGCTATTAAAGCTTCGATTGACGATAATTTGTATGCAATTCCATAGTTTGTTGGATTTCCTGCAAATAGTATTGGTAACCTTCTATGCTCTCCTTTAATATTCCTAAATTCTATTTCTGATGTTTCATTCCAAGACGTATCAACTATTGTTATACCAGCTTTTTTA
The nucleotide sequence above comes from Sulfurisphaera javensis. Encoded proteins:
- a CDS encoding DUF367 family protein, translated to MKVYIIDYHKDDPKKCTGKKLVKLHFAELTRQGKGIILDPYSIRTLSILDKDIAKKAGITIVDTSWNETSEIEFRNIKGEHRRLPILFAGNPTNYGIAYKLSSIEALIAALYIINEVEESLKIANLIKWGHTFLELNKELLESYRNKSESEIIKIEKEIIEKILREP